GTGGCCCGCGCGACGCGGCGAGTATCGAGTCCGCTACCGCATCGACGACGAGCGCCGCCGGGTCATCGTCCTCGACGTCGACCACCGGCGAGACGTCTACCGGTCCTGAACGCAACACGACGTCGGCGGCTCCCCTGGCGACGATGCCGCACCGCCCCCGGCCGCGCGCCGATCAGTCGCCGTAGCCGAGGCGCTCGCGCACGACCCGCCGCGCGAGGTCGAGAAACGTCGCGTCGTCGTAGAGGACGAACTTGGTGTCGGCCCCCAACAAGATCGCGTGCAGTTCGAAGGCCAGCTGGTCGGGGTCGGTGTCGTCAGGCAGTTCGTGTTGCTCGATCGCGGCGACCGCGAAGGAGCGGAGCAGTCCGGTGAAGTCCGACTGGATGGCGACCAGCCGATCCTTCACCGGCCCGGGACGCGCGCCCATCTCCAGCGACGTTGCGGCGAAGAAGCAGCCGCCGGGAAACACGCGGCGCCCCACGTAGCTGAGGAACGCGTCGCACACGGCGAGCAGCTGTTCACGCCCCCGCGGCGCCGCAAGGGCCGGCTGCACAACCTCCTCGTCGAGGACCCGCTCGGCCTCCTCGACGGTGGCCAGCTGCAGCTCCTGCTTGGACCCGAAGTGCGCATACAGGCCGCTCTTGCTGATCCCGGTGGCCGCGGCGAGGTTCCCGATGGACAGGCCCTCGAGCCCGTCGACGGTGGCCAGCGAGGCAGCCGCGCCAAGGATCGCCTGCCGGGTGCGCTCGCCGTCCGACCGGCGACGGCGCGCCTTGGTAGTCGGCGCTTGAGGGGCGGCGGAACTCACGTTGACAACTTAGCACGATCGTTCGTACTGTCTATTTAGTACGACCGATCGTGCTAACTCACCGGACCGAGATCTGGTCCCCGAGCAAGGAGTTCACCAATGACCACCCGCATCCTCAACGGCGTCGACCTCGAGCGGCTCAGCGGAACCGTCGAAGCCGTCACCGCCGAGCCCAGCCTCGGCCACTTCCAGTTCCGGGCCCGCAACGAGTGGATCGACGGTGGCCACAGCCGCACCACGATCCAGGGGTTCTACGGCGCCGGACAGGAGGACACCAGCCGCGAGCGGCCGTTCGTGCTCGAGAGTGACGAACCACCGGTCCTGCTCGGCCGCAACCAAGCCGCCAACGCCGGCGAGTACGCGTTGCAGGCGCTCGCCGCGTGCCTGACCGGCACGCTCGTCTACCACGCGGCCGCGCGCGGGGTCGAGCTCGACGCGGTCGAGTGCACCGTCCACGGCGACCTCGACGTGCAGGGCTTCCTCGGGTTGAACGGCGAGGTGCGTCCCGGGTACGAGCGCATCCAGGTGACGATCAAGGTCGACGGTGACCTTGACGACGCCCAGCTCGCCGAGGTCGCAAGCCTCGCGCAGTTCTCGCCGGTCCGGGACACAATCGTCAACCCGGTCACCGTCGGAATCGACGTCACGCGCGCCTGATCCTCCTCGGTGCCGCTGGCCTTCGGCTCCTCCCCTTCCTAACTCTGGAACGTTGACTCGAAGGCAGGACGCGGCAGGTCGCGATCTTCTCCGATCGTGCCGACGCGGGTCGTCGCCTCGGGGCCGCGCTGCGACGGGTCACGGGCCCAGACGTCGTGGTGGTGGGGCTGCCTCGAGGCGCCGTCCCAGTGGCGTACGAGGTCGCCGTGGTTCGTGGCTGTCTTCGACGATCCATCTGGGTGGGGTCTGCGGACCCAGGCGGTGTGTCGGATCCACCGCCGACGCTGGTCGCCATCGACAAACGGCACACGGAGCATCTCAGATGTACTCGCCGATGCTCATCGATTTCAGAACTGCGGCACGCTGGGCGCGGTCCCGTGCCGTTGCCTCAGTCGTCGTCTGCTCATCGATCACCAGCAGGACGCCTTTGTCGTCGAGCGCGGTCAAGGTCATGGTGTCGCCAGGCCCGAGCTCGAACTCGTGTCCCAACGGGAGCGCCATGATCAGATCATGGCCGTCCGCGCATCTGCCCCCGTGCAGCGGCGCCCTCAGGGTCAGCTGCTTTCCAGTCAGTCCCCCGACCGTCACGGTCTTCGGTCGGATGACCGTAAGGCCGTGCAGCGCTTCCACCGCCGTCACGAAATTGTCGACCGACCCCACCGGTGGACCGGGGGGCTGGTCCTGACACGGATTTGAGAACACGAACGGCGAGAGCACCAGGTCAAGCACCGCCGGGCCTACGTTGGCGTCACCGTCCGCCGTGCTG
The sequence above is drawn from the Actinomycetes bacterium genome and encodes:
- a CDS encoding OsmC family protein, translating into MTTRILNGVDLERLSGTVEAVTAEPSLGHFQFRARNEWIDGGHSRTTIQGFYGAGQEDTSRERPFVLESDEPPVLLGRNQAANAGEYALQALAACLTGTLVYHAAARGVELDAVECTVHGDLDVQGFLGLNGEVRPGYERIQVTIKVDGDLDDAQLAEVASLAQFSPVRDTIVNPVTVGIDVTRA
- a CDS encoding TetR/AcrR family transcriptional regulator, with product MSSAAPQAPTTKARRRRSDGERTRQAILGAAASLATVDGLEGLSIGNLAAATGISKSGLYAHFGSKQELQLATVEEAERVLDEEVVQPALAAPRGREQLLAVCDAFLSYVGRRVFPGGCFFAATSLEMGARPGPVKDRLVAIQSDFTGLLRSFAVAAIEQHELPDDTDPDQLAFELHAILLGADTKFVLYDDATFLDLARRVVRERLGYGD